A window from Peromyscus eremicus chromosome 1, PerEre_H2_v1, whole genome shotgun sequence encodes these proteins:
- the Tbx6 gene encoding T-box transcription factor TBX6, translated as MYHPRELYPSLGTGYRLGHPQPGADSSFPPALAEGYRYPDLDTSKLDCFLSGIEAAPHTLSAPPPLPLLPSLGPETAPPPPEALHSLPGVSLSLENQELWKEFSAVGTEMIITKAGRRMFPACRVSVTGLDPEARYLFLLDVVPVDGARYRWQGQHWEPSGKAEPRLPDRVYIHPDSPATGAHWMRQPVSFHRVKLTNSTLDPHGHLILHSMHKYQPRIHLVRATQLCSQHWGGVASFRFPETTFISVTAYQNPRITQLKIAANPFAKGFRENGRNCKRERDARVKRKLRGPEPVATEACGSGDTPGGPCDSTLGGDIRDSDPEQAPVSREAASVPAPPCGGPSAEAYLLHPAAFHGAPSHLPARNPSFPEAPDPGRPTPYSTAFLELQPGPGGSAYQAAPSVTSFAPHFIQGGPFPLPYPGPGGYLDMGSKPMY; from the exons ATGTACCATCCACGAGAGTTGTACCCCTCCCTGGGGACTGGCTACCGTCTGGGACACCCCCAGCCTGGGGCAGACTCTAGCTTCCCACCTGCCCTGGCAGAGGGCTACCGCTACCCTG ATTTGGATACCTCTAAACTGGATTGCTTCCTCTCTGGGATTGAGGCAGCTCCCCACACTCTGTCTGCACCCCCTCCTTTGCCCCTTCTGCCATCTCTGGGCCCTGAGACAGCACCACCACCTCCAGAGGCCCTTCACTCGCTTCCTGGGGTCAGCCTGAGCCTGGAGAACCAGGAACTGTGGAAGGAGTTCAGCGCTGTGGGGACAGAGATGATCATCACCAAGGCTGGCAG GCGTATGTTCCCTGCTTGCCGAGTGTCAGTCACTGGCCTGGATCCGGAGGCCCGCTACTTGTTCCTTCTGGATGTGGTTCCAGTGGATGGGGCCCGATACCGATGGCAGGGCCAGCACTGGGAGCCTAGTGGCAAGGCTGAGCCCCGCCTACCTGACCGTGTCTACATTCACCCTGACTCTCCTGCCACGGGTGCCCACTGGATGCGGCAGCCAGTATCCTTCCATCGCGTTAAGCTCACCAACAGCACGCTGGACCCCCATGGCCAC CTGATCTTGCACTCCATGCACAAGTACCAGCCCCGAATCCATCTGGTGAGGGCCACCCAGCTTTGCAGCCAACACTGGGGAGGTGTGGCCTCCTTCCGATTTCCTGAGACCACATTCATCTCTGTGACAGCCTACCAGAACCCTAGG ATCACACAGCTGAAGATTGCTGCCAATCCCTTTGCCAAAGGTTTCCGAGAGAACGGCAGAAACTGTAAGAG GGAGCGAGATGCCCGTGTGAAGAGGAAACTTCGGGGCCCAGAGCCAGTGGCTACAGAGGCctgtgggagtgggg ATACACCCGGGGGGCCCTGTGACTCCACCTTGGGTGGGGATATTCGGGACTCAGATCCAGAGCAGGCTCCAGTCTCCCGGGAAGCTGCTTCTGTCCCAGCTCCTCCATGTGGTGGTCCCAGCGCTGAGGCCTACCTCCTGCACCCTGCAGCTTTCCATGGGGCCCCCAGTCACCTACCAGCCAG GAACCCCAGCTTCCCTGAGGCTCCAGACCCTGGGCGCCCAACCCCCTACTCAACTGCGTTCCTGGAGCTACAGCCTGGACCAGGGGGCTCTGCCTATCAGGCAGCTCCTTCTGTAACATCCTTTGCCCCACACTTCATTCAAGGGGGCCCCTTCCCTCTACCATACCCAGGACCTGGAGGATATCTGGACATGGGATCCAAGCCAATGTACTGA
- the Ppp4c gene encoding serine/threonine-protein phosphatase 4 catalytic subunit isoform X1 produces the protein MAEISDLDRQIEQLRRCELIKESEVKALCAKAREILVEESNVQRVDSPVTVCGDIHGQFYDLKELFRVGGDVPETNYLFMGDFVDRGFYSVETFLLLLALKVRYPDRITLIRGNHESRQITQVYGFYDECLRKYGSVTVWRYCTEIFDYLSLSAIIDGKIFCVHGGLSPSIQTLDQIRTIDRKQEVPHDGPMCDLLWSDPEDTTGWGVSPRGAGYLFGSDVVAQFNAANDIDMICRAHQLVMEGYKWHFNETVLTVWSAPNYCYRCGNVAAILELDEHLQKDFIIFEAAPQETRGIPSKKPVADYFL, from the exons ATGGCGGAAATCAGCGACCTGGACCGGCAGATCGAGCAGCTACGGCGCTGTGAGCTCATCAAAGAGAGCGAAGTCAAGGCCCTGTGCGCTAAGGCCAG AGAGATCTTGGTAGAAGAGAGCAACGTGCAGAGGGTGGACTCGCCAGTCACA GTATGTGGTGACATCCATGGACAATTCTATGACCTCAAGGAGCTTTTCAGA GTAGGTGGCGATGTCCCTGAGACCAACTACCTCTTCATGGGAGACTTTGTGGACCGTGGTTTCTACAGTGTTGaaaccttcctcctcctgctggcTCTTAAG GTTCGATATCCAGACCGCATCACTTTGATCCGGGGCAATCATGAGAGCCGCCAGATCACCCAGGTCTATGGATTCTATGATGAGTGCTTGCGTAAATACGGCTCAGTGACTGTATGGCGCTACTGCACTGAGATCTTTGACTACCTCAGCCTGTCTGCCATCATTGATGGCAAG ATCTTCTGTGTGCATGGGGGCCTCTCCCCTTCCATCCAGACCCTGGACCAGATCCGGACAATTGACCGAAAGCAGGAGGTACCCCATGATGGACCCATGTGTGACCTCTTGTGGTCTGACCCTGAAG ACACAACAGGCTGGGGAGTGAGCCCCCGTGGGGCAGGCTACCTGTTTGGCAGTGATGTGGTGGCCCAGTTCAATGCAGCCAATGACATTGACATGATCTGCCGTGCCCACCAATTGGTGATGGAAGGTTACAAGTGGCACTTCAATGAGACCGTGCTTACTGTGTGGTCAGCACCTAATTACTGCTACCG CTGTGGGAATGTGGCAGCCATCTTGGAACTGGATGAGCATCTCCAGAAAGATTTCATCATCTTTGAGGCTGCACCCCAAGAAACACGTGGCATCCCCTCCAAGAAGCCAGTGGCCGACTATTTCCTGTGA
- the Aldoa gene encoding fructose-bisphosphate aldolase A isoform X2 — translation MPYPYPALTPEQKKELADIAHRIVAPGKGILAADESTGSIAKRLQSIGTENTEENRRFYRQLLLTADDRVNPCIGGVILFHETLYQKADDGRPFPQVIKSKGGVVGIKVDKGVVPLAGTNGETTTQGLDGLSERCAQYKKDGADFAKWRCVLKIGEHTPSALAIMENANVLARYASICQQNGIVPIVEPEILPDGDHDLKRCQYVTEKVLAAVYKALSDHHVYLEGTLLKPNMVTPGHACTQKFSNEEIAMATVTALRRTVPPAVPGVTFLSGGQSEEEASINLNAINKCPLLKPWALTFSYGRALQASALKAWGGKKENLKAAQEEYIKRALANSLACQGKYTPSGQSGAAASESLFISNHAY, via the exons ATGCCCTACCCATACCCAGCACTGACCCCGGAGCAGAAGAAGGAGCTGGCTGACATCGCTCATAGAATTGTGGCTCCGGGCAAGGGCATCCTGGCTGCAGATGAGTCCACCG GAAGCATTGCCAAGCGGCTGCAGTCCATTGGCACCGAGAACACCGAAGAGAACAGGCGCTTCTACCGCCAGCTGCTGCTGACGGCTGATGACCGTGTGAATCCCTGCATTGGGGGGGTGATCCTCTTCCACGAAACACTGTACCAGAAGGCCGATGATGGACGTCCCTTCCCCCAAGTTATCAAGTCCAAGGGCGGTGTTGTGGGCATTAAG GTAGATAAAGGCGTGGTGCCCCTGGCAGGAACCAATGGTGAGACCACCACCCAAG GGCTGGATGGGCTGTCTGAACGCTGTGCCCAGTATAAGAAGGATGGAGCTGACTTTGCTAAGTGGCGTTGTGTGCTAAAGATTGGGGAACATACTCCCTCAGCCCTTGCCATCATGGAAAATGCCAATGTTCTGGCCCGTTACGCCAGCATCTGCCAGCAG AATGGCATTGTACCCATTGTGGAGCCTGAAATCCTCCCTGATGGGGACCATGACCTAAAGCGCTGTCAGTATGTAACTGAGAAG GTACTGGCTGCTGTCTACAAGGCTCTGAGTGACCACCATGTCTATCTGGAAGGCACattgctgaagcccaacatggtcACCCCAGGCCATGCCTGTACCCAGAAGTTTTCCAATGAGGAGATTGCCATGGCAACTGTCACAGCGCTTCGTCGCACAGTGCCCCCTGCTGTCCCTG GGGTCACTTTCCTGTCTGGAGGGCAGAGTGAGGAAGAGGCGTCCATCAACCTCAATGCTATCAACAAGTGCCCACTGCTGAAGCCATGGGCCTTGACTTTCTCTTATGGCCGAGCCCTGCAGGCCTCTGCTCTGAAGGCCTGGGGTGGGAAAAAGGAGAACCTGAAGGCTGCCCAGGAGGAATACATCAAGCGAGCCCTG GCCAACAGCCTCGCTTGTCAAGGAAAGTATACCCCAAGTGGTCAGTCTGGAGCCGCAGCCAGTGAATCTCTCTTCATCTCTAACCATGcctactaa
- the Ypel3 gene encoding protein yippee-like 3 isoform X2 encodes MTVTGGIAVPTAVLTWPTTTTSSPRVNVGCGPAEERVLLTGLHAVADIHCENCKTTLGWKYEQAFESSQKYKEGKYIIELNHMIKDNGWD; translated from the exons ATGACTGTCACCGGAGGTATAGCTGTGCCCACTGCCGTGCTCACCTGGCCAACCACGACGACCTCATCTCCAAG GGTGAACGTGGGCTGCGGGCCAGCAGAGGAGCGGGTGCTGCTGACAGGTCTTCATGCTGTCGCTGACATCCACTGCGAGAACTGCAAGACCACTTTGGGCTGGAAATAT gAGCAAGCCTTTGAAAGCAGCCAGAAGTACAAAGAGGGGAAGTACATCATTGAACTCAACCACATGATCAAAGACAACGGCTGGGACTGA
- the Aldoa gene encoding fructose-bisphosphate aldolase A isoform X1, whose product MATRRPDGSSFNMTRLSLALAFSFPPVASEQPHSQLGNTQQQTELGKERATTGTMPYPYPALTPEQKKELADIAHRIVAPGKGILAADESTGSIAKRLQSIGTENTEENRRFYRQLLLTADDRVNPCIGGVILFHETLYQKADDGRPFPQVIKSKGGVVGIKVDKGVVPLAGTNGETTTQGLDGLSERCAQYKKDGADFAKWRCVLKIGEHTPSALAIMENANVLARYASICQQNGIVPIVEPEILPDGDHDLKRCQYVTEKVLAAVYKALSDHHVYLEGTLLKPNMVTPGHACTQKFSNEEIAMATVTALRRTVPPAVPGVTFLSGGQSEEEASINLNAINKCPLLKPWALTFSYGRALQASALKAWGGKKENLKAAQEEYIKRALANSLACQGKYTPSGQSGAAASESLFISNHAY is encoded by the exons ATGGCAACGCGCAGGCCAGATGGGTCCAGCTTCAACATGACCCGCCTGTCCCTGGctctggctttttcctttccccCAGTTGCCAGTGAGCAACCCCACTCTCAGCTGGGCAACACCCAGCAACAGACAGAGTTAGGAAAG GAACGCGCTACCACTGGCACCATGCCCTACCCATACCCAGCACTGACCCCGGAGCAGAAGAAGGAGCTGGCTGACATCGCTCATAGAATTGTGGCTCCGGGCAAGGGCATCCTGGCTGCAGATGAGTCCACCG GAAGCATTGCCAAGCGGCTGCAGTCCATTGGCACCGAGAACACCGAAGAGAACAGGCGCTTCTACCGCCAGCTGCTGCTGACGGCTGATGACCGTGTGAATCCCTGCATTGGGGGGGTGATCCTCTTCCACGAAACACTGTACCAGAAGGCCGATGATGGACGTCCCTTCCCCCAAGTTATCAAGTCCAAGGGCGGTGTTGTGGGCATTAAG GTAGATAAAGGCGTGGTGCCCCTGGCAGGAACCAATGGTGAGACCACCACCCAAG GGCTGGATGGGCTGTCTGAACGCTGTGCCCAGTATAAGAAGGATGGAGCTGACTTTGCTAAGTGGCGTTGTGTGCTAAAGATTGGGGAACATACTCCCTCAGCCCTTGCCATCATGGAAAATGCCAATGTTCTGGCCCGTTACGCCAGCATCTGCCAGCAG AATGGCATTGTACCCATTGTGGAGCCTGAAATCCTCCCTGATGGGGACCATGACCTAAAGCGCTGTCAGTATGTAACTGAGAAG GTACTGGCTGCTGTCTACAAGGCTCTGAGTGACCACCATGTCTATCTGGAAGGCACattgctgaagcccaacatggtcACCCCAGGCCATGCCTGTACCCAGAAGTTTTCCAATGAGGAGATTGCCATGGCAACTGTCACAGCGCTTCGTCGCACAGTGCCCCCTGCTGTCCCTG GGGTCACTTTCCTGTCTGGAGGGCAGAGTGAGGAAGAGGCGTCCATCAACCTCAATGCTATCAACAAGTGCCCACTGCTGAAGCCATGGGCCTTGACTTTCTCTTATGGCCGAGCCCTGCAGGCCTCTGCTCTGAAGGCCTGGGGTGGGAAAAAGGAGAACCTGAAGGCTGCCCAGGAGGAATACATCAAGCGAGCCCTG GCCAACAGCCTCGCTTGTCAAGGAAAGTATACCCCAAGTGGTCAGTCTGGAGCCGCAGCCAGTGAATCTCTCTTCATCTCTAACCATGcctactaa
- the Ypel3 gene encoding protein yippee-like 3 isoform X1, whose protein sequence is MVRISKPKTFQAYLDDCHRRYSCAHCRAHLANHDDLISKSFQGSQGRAYLFNSVVNVGCGPAEERVLLTGLHAVADIHCENCKTTLGWKYEQAFESSQKYKEGKYIIELNHMIKDNGWD, encoded by the exons ATGGTGCGGATTTCCAAGCCCAAGACGTTTCAGGCCTACTTGGATGACTGTCACCGGAGGTATAGCTGTGCCCACTGCCGTGCTCACCTGGCCAACCACGACGACCTCATCTCCAAG TccttccagggcagtcagggccGTGCCTACCTCTTCAACTCTGT GGTGAACGTGGGCTGCGGGCCAGCAGAGGAGCGGGTGCTGCTGACAGGTCTTCATGCTGTCGCTGACATCCACTGCGAGAACTGCAAGACCACTTTGGGCTGGAAATAT gAGCAAGCCTTTGAAAGCAGCCAGAAGTACAAAGAGGGGAAGTACATCATTGAACTCAACCACATGATCAAAGACAACGGCTGGGACTGA
- the Ppp4c gene encoding serine/threonine-protein phosphatase 4 catalytic subunit isoform X2, producing MGDFVDRGFYSVETFLLLLALKVRYPDRITLIRGNHESRQITQVYGFYDECLRKYGSVTVWRYCTEIFDYLSLSAIIDGKIFCVHGGLSPSIQTLDQIRTIDRKQEVPHDGPMCDLLWSDPEDTTGWGVSPRGAGYLFGSDVVAQFNAANDIDMICRAHQLVMEGYKWHFNETVLTVWSAPNYCYRCGNVAAILELDEHLQKDFIIFEAAPQETRGIPSKKPVADYFL from the exons ATGGGAGACTTTGTGGACCGTGGTTTCTACAGTGTTGaaaccttcctcctcctgctggcTCTTAAG GTTCGATATCCAGACCGCATCACTTTGATCCGGGGCAATCATGAGAGCCGCCAGATCACCCAGGTCTATGGATTCTATGATGAGTGCTTGCGTAAATACGGCTCAGTGACTGTATGGCGCTACTGCACTGAGATCTTTGACTACCTCAGCCTGTCTGCCATCATTGATGGCAAG ATCTTCTGTGTGCATGGGGGCCTCTCCCCTTCCATCCAGACCCTGGACCAGATCCGGACAATTGACCGAAAGCAGGAGGTACCCCATGATGGACCCATGTGTGACCTCTTGTGGTCTGACCCTGAAG ACACAACAGGCTGGGGAGTGAGCCCCCGTGGGGCAGGCTACCTGTTTGGCAGTGATGTGGTGGCCCAGTTCAATGCAGCCAATGACATTGACATGATCTGCCGTGCCCACCAATTGGTGATGGAAGGTTACAAGTGGCACTTCAATGAGACCGTGCTTACTGTGTGGTCAGCACCTAATTACTGCTACCG CTGTGGGAATGTGGCAGCCATCTTGGAACTGGATGAGCATCTCCAGAAAGATTTCATCATCTTTGAGGCTGCACCCCAAGAAACACGTGGCATCCCCTCCAAGAAGCCAGTGGCCGACTATTTCCTGTGA